In Pyrus communis chromosome 8, drPyrComm1.1, whole genome shotgun sequence, one genomic interval encodes:
- the LOC137741545 gene encoding cation/H(+) antiporter 15-like has protein sequence MGKANALSNQTWVCQVRKLSRPKGYFFGDSPLNFATPLLYVQLSISALLSAFLQFILYPLGQTAFIPQMLAGIILGPSVLGSGNAFADTIFPLKSFYISQTYALFGVMLFLFLVGVKMDISLVKQSGRKAVVIGLSSFFVPLILNIGFAFILRKTVAMETNLRKSIIIIAVFQCLSSFHVIACLLADLNLLNSEIGRLAVSSSTVSGVLSLIWVSLAFTIRQSNISKKDLSLPFMGLSLFCMFILIVYILRPIMLWIVAQITDKGRSMKDSYIFSVFIMVMVCSFLGEVVGQHFIMGPMILGLAVPDGPPLGSALVEKLDSYVSSILLPSYFVLTGARINFSMIKMKTVWIVELLVMSSFCGKLVGTVVPSLYFKMSPIDSLSLGLIMSAQGIIDVINLNHALLLSLIDEEAYSVMALSALVLTAIITPIVKYLYNPSKRYMSTKRRRTIEHAFRNAELRILACIYHEESTPSIISLLEVSNPTPKTPICFYVVHLVRLSGRTAPILTTHRLEKRSASTFHSGNSDRIVNAFRLYEEHSSGGLIMNALTAIAPYATMHDDVCTLALEKRTSMVLIPFHKQFNSLSCTEELSEPIRSVNQNILRNSPCSVGILLDRGTLNTNTSLSCKILYNIGIIFVEGPDDREALAYAMRMAEHPNVSLTVVRLADNRKCSVHKEHDLELLSKCKIEIAGKKQHVYKEERVKDSVDMINVIRTIENFYDLILVGRRHDSDSPLFMGLTEWNEFPELGFIGDMLASSDSNCEVSVLVVQQQMVGNDQQMVDDNSFKSYGIPSFSVVDIPRDDRVHPLPY, from the exons ATGGGTAAGGCAAATGCATTGAGTAATCAGACCTGGGTATGCCAGGTTCGGAAATTATCAAGACCAAAAGGCTACTTTTTCGGTGATAGCCCTTTAAACTTCGCTACTCCCCTCCTTTACGTACAGCTTTCCATATCTGCCTTACTCTCCGCTTTCCTCCAATTCATTCTCTACCCTCTTGGCCAGACTGCTTTCATACCACAAATGCTC GCAGGTATTATACTGGGACCATCAGTCTTAGGATCAGGCAATGCCTTTGCAGATACAATTTTCCCACTGAAAAGCTTTTACATCAGCCAAACCTATGCGTTATTTGGTGTCATGCTGTTTCTCTTCCTAGTTGGAGTTAAAATGGACATAAGTTTGGTGAAACAATCAGGAAGGAAAGCCGTGGTCATAGGCCTCTCGTCTTTCTTCGTCCCCTTGATCCTCAACATCGGCTTCGCTTTTATCCTACGAAAGACAGTCGCGATGGAAACAAACCTACGAAAGTCGATCATCATCATCGCGGTGTTTCAATGCCTAAGCTCGTTCCACGTCATCGCCTGCCTCTTGGCCGATTTGAATCTCCTCAACTCGGAGATTGGGAGATTGGCTGTGTCTTCATCAACAGTCAGTGGGGTGCTATCTTTGATTTGGGTCAGTTTGGCCTTCACAATAAGGCAAAGCAACATTTCAAAAAAGGATCTTAGTCTACCCTTTATGGGGTTGAGCTTGTTTTGTATGTTCATCCTCATAGTCTACATTTTGAGGCCTATAATGTTATGGATAGTTGCACAAATTACAGATAAAGGAAGATCCATGAAAGATAGCTACATTTTTTCAGTATTTATCATGGTAATGGTGTGTTCTTTTCTTGGTGAGGTTGTGGGCCAGCACTTTATAATGGGGCCCATGATTTTAGGGTTGGCAGTGCCAGATGGACCACCATTGGGATCAGCTTTGGTTGAGAAACTTGACTCCTACGTCTCATCGATTCTGTTGCCGAGCTACTTTGTGCTCACTGGTGCAAGGATTAATTTCTCCATGATAAAGATGAAGACTGTTTGGATTGTGGAGCTATTGGTTATGAGTAGCTTTTGTGGTAAACTTGTAGGAACTGTGGTGCCTTCTCTCTATTTCAAAATGTCTCCTATCGATTCACTCTCACTAGGGCTTATCATGAGTGCTCAAGGCATCATTGACGTTATAAATTTGAACCATGCATTGTTACTCTCC CTGATTGACGAAGAAGCCTATAGCGTTATGGCTCTGTCAGCACTCGTCTTAACTGCAATAATCACCCCCATAGTGAAATATCTGTACAATCCATCCAAGAGATATATGTCCACCAAAAGAAGGAGGACAATTGAGCATGCCTTTCGCAATGCCGAGCTTCGAATTCTTGCGTGCATATACCACGAAGAGAGCACCCCTTCCATCATCAGCCTTCTTGAAGTCTCCAACCCAACCCCCAAAACCCCCATATGCTTTTATGTTGTCCACCTCGTGAGACTATCCGGCAGAACCGCCCCAATCCTCACAACACATCGACTCGAAAAAAGGAGTGCTAGTACATTTCATTCCGGTAACTCAGATCGGATAGTCAATGCCTTCAGATTATATGAAGAACATAGCTCTGGTGGACTTATAATGAATGCATTGACAGCCATTGCACCCTACGCCACAATGCATGATGATGTTTGCACATTGGCATTGGAAAAAAGGACTTCCATGGTCCTAATCCCATTCCACAAGCAATTCAATTCGCTAAGTTGCACAGAGGAATTATCCGAACCTATTAGGTCCGTGAATCAAAACATTCTTCGAAATTCCCCATGCTCAGTTGGGATTCTCCTCGATCGTGGTACCTTGAACACCAACACATCTCTATCATGCAAAATTTTGTACAATATTGGGATTATCTTTGTAGAAGGACCTGATGACCGTGAGGCATTGGCATATGCAATGCGCATGGCGGAGCATCCTAATGTCAGCCTCACAGTTGTTAGATTGGCTGACAATAGGAAATGCAGTGTGCATAAAGAACATGATTTGGAGCTACTCAGCAAGTGTAAGATAGAAATTGCAGGGAAAAAGCAACATGTTTACAAGGAGGAACGTGTTAAAGATAGCGTGGACATGATCAATGTGATTAGGACCATAGAAAATTTTTATGACCTAATTTTGGTGGGGAGACGCCACGATAGTGATTCACCATTGTTCATGGGACTCACAGAATGGAATGAGTTTCCGGAACTTGGGTTCATTGGAGATATGTTGGCATCTTCAGATTCCAATTGTGAGGTCTCGGTGTTGGTGGTGCAGCAACAAATGGTTGGAAATGATCAACAGATGGTAGACGACAACAGCTTTAAGTCCTATGGAATCCCATCATTTTCTGTTGTGGATATTCCTCGTGATGATAGAGTGCACCCACTTCCTTATTAG